AGGCCGAGGCCGGTGTGCAGACCATGGCGAAAGGGCGCGCGGGCCTCGCGACGCGTGTCACCCCAGCCGGTCACAGAATCGATCTGAACAAAGATCAAGTAGAGCCGCTGACGGTCAGAGCTTGCGGCACAAGACCTGCCCCGGATCAAAGGTGTCGAAGCTATCGCGCCGTGTATTCGCCCGTGTGGCACGCCGCCGGTGCACACGGGCGATATCGGTGTCCCCTAGAGACGCCGGTTGCGCATCGCGATCAGCCGCAGACGCAGGGCGTTGAGCTTGATGAAGCCCGCCGCATCCTTTTGATCATAGGCGCCGGCGTCATCCTCGAAGGTCACATGTTCCTCGGAATAGAGCGAGTGATCCGACCAGCGGCCCACGGTCCGGACGGACCCCTTGTAAAGCTTCAGCCGGACGGTGCCCGTGACATGCTCTTGCGACTTGTCGATCAGCGCCTGCAGCATCTCGCGTTCGGGGCTGAACCAGAAGCCGTTATAGATGAGCTCCGCGTATTTCGGCATCAGCTCGTCTTTCAGATGCGCCGCACCCCGGTCCAGCGTGATCTGTTCGATGCCGCGATGGGCCTCCAGCAGGATCGTGCCGCCGGGCGTTTCATAGATGCCGCGGGATTTCATGCCCACGAAACGCCCTTCGACAAGGTCAAGCCGCCCGATGCCATGCTTGCCGCCCAGCTCGTTCAGCCTGGTCAGAACCGTGGCGGGCGACATCGCCGTGCCGTTGATCGCGACAGCGTCGCCTTTCTCGAACGTCACCTCGATATATTCGGGTTCGTTCGGGGCGTCTTCGGGATGCACCGTGCGCTGATAGACATAGTCGGGCGCTTCCTCTGCGGGGTCTTCCAGCACCTTGCCCTCGGACGAGGTATGCAAGAGGTTCGCATCGACCGAGAACGGCGCCTCGCCGCGCTTGTCCTTCGCGATCGGAATCTGGTTCTTCTCGGCGAAGTCGATCAGCTTGGTGCGGCTGGTCAGGTCCCATTCCCGCCAGGGCGCGATGACCTTGATATCGGGGTTCAGCGCATAGGCCGCCAGTTCGAACCGCACCTGGTCGTTGCCCTTGCCGGTCGCGCCATGGGCCACCGCATCGGCGCCCGTTTCGGCCGCGATCTCGATCAGGCGCTTGGAAATCAGCGGACGCGCGATGGAGGTGCCCAGCAGATAGAGCCCCTCATACACCGCATTCGCC
The genomic region above belongs to Rhodovulum sp. P5 and contains:
- a CDS encoding argininosuccinate synthase; this encodes MSAPKKVVLAYSGGLDTSIILKWLQTEYGCEVVTFTADLGQGEELEPARAKAEMMGATDIYIEDLREEFVRDFVFPMFRANAVYEGLYLLGTSIARPLISKRLIEIAAETGADAVAHGATGKGNDQVRFELAAYALNPDIKVIAPWREWDLTSRTKLIDFAEKNQIPIAKDKRGEAPFSVDANLLHTSSEGKVLEDPAEEAPDYVYQRTVHPEDAPNEPEYIEVTFEKGDAVAINGTAMSPATVLTRLNELGGKHGIGRLDLVEGRFVGMKSRGIYETPGGTILLEAHRGIEQITLDRGAAHLKDELMPKYAELIYNGFWFSPEREMLQALIDKSQEHVTGTVRLKLYKGSVRTVGRWSDHSLYSEEHVTFEDDAGAYDQKDAAGFIKLNALRLRLIAMRNRRL